Proteins encoded together in one Ipomoea triloba cultivar NCNSP0323 chromosome 4, ASM357664v1 window:
- the LOC116017549 gene encoding cyclin-dependent protein kinase inhibitor SMR14-like, translating into MFSQFKPFFMANIPTKLNNSPSSIASTIFLSEKDLSAAALINSMDCNFLRETTVVSSRPSLEFPETCQMVTSSSSSRNLESEHHEGDNNGKVFEKHQEEENRYEVLVSSLKVKLTNTTVNKEKEEEEEQGCKTPTSPEYKIPAACPPAPRKPKAVPAKRRGCCHKRVFLDLSDETESLFPPLLLADLGKKIKKIRSS; encoded by the coding sequence ATGTTCTCACAATTCAAACCCTTCTTCATGGCTAATAtcccaaccaaattaaataattctcCTTCTTCTATCGCTTCCACTATTTTTCTCTCTGAAAAAGACTTATCAGCGGCCGCACTAATAAACTCCATGGACTGCAACTTCTTAAGAGAAACAACAGTAGTCTCATCAAGACCCAGTCTGGAGTTTCCAGAAACTTGTCAGATGGTTACGTCATCGTCTTCTTCCAGAAATTTAGAATCAGAGCATCATGAAGGAGACAATAACGGGAAAGTCTTCGAAAAACACCAGGAAGAAGAGAACAGATACGAGGTTTTGGTTTCTTCTTTGAAGGTGAAACTCACAAACACTACTGTAAAcaaggagaaagaagaagaagaagaacaagggtGTAAAACTCCGACGTCGCCGGAGTATAAGATCCCGGCGGCTTGCCCGCCGGCTCCGAGAAAGCCAAAGGCTGTGCCGGCAAAGAGAAGAGGTTGTTGTCACAAAAGGGTTTTTCTTGATTTGTCAGATGAGACTGAATCTTTGTTTCCTCCACTCCTTCTGGCTGATCTTGGTAAAAAGATCAAGAAAATTAGGAGTAGTTAA